ACACGGCTGCAGAGGGTGGGGTTTATTTTACTGATACATCTGGTAGCGGCAGACGTCGAGCAGATACAATGGAGAAGCTGGATAGGTGGATTGATGACCACGGCGGTACTCCTAAACCACCCCAGACTAAAACAGCCAAGTCTAGAGAGGGCGGGGGTGTTACTTCAGCAGGAGTTCCTGAAGGCTATAGCTTGACCAAACAGATTGGCTCTGCTGGTTATATTGCTTCCTCGTATCCTTGGGGTCAGTGTACTTGGTTTGTATTCAATCGTGGAAAAGAAGTCGGAGTATCTTTTGATCCATATATGGGAAATGGTGGTCAGTGGAAATACAAATCAGGCTATCGAACAACGAATACCCCAACGGAGCATGCAGCGCTTTGTTTTGACCCTGGACAGGCCGGAGCAGACAGTACCTATGGCCATATAGCTTTTGTGGAGCAGGTTAAGTCCGATGGCTCAATTCTGATTTCAGAATCCAATGTCCAAGGTTTGGGGGTGATTTCCTATCGCACTTTTGACAAAGCGACGGCCAGTCAATTTACTTATGTGATTGGTCATTAAAAATAGAAATGGAGAAAATAAGATGAAAACATTAAATAAAGAAAAAGCAGCAGCTCTTGGAGTTCCTCAATATGTGAAACGTCCGATTCCAGCTTATGCTATTCAAATTGTTCCTGAAAATCAAGCATGGCTAGAAGAGGAAGAAAGATTGAATCTTGAAAAGTTGACCGTTCAAACTCTTGAGGGTCAGTTCAATTTTGAAATTGGTGACTACTTAATCATTGGAAATGATAATGAAGTCTGGACTGTCAAGGAAAAGATTTTTGAAGCAACATATAAGCAAGTCTAATCAGGCTTGCTTATTTACAAAATCACTGGATATGTTGGCTTGGAGTCTGGTTATTGTATTTTAGGGATAGAAAGGTTGGTTGTAGATTATGAATAAACTAATTGTTAGTTTGGAAAATATTACTATTGCACTTCCTGAGGATAAAGTGATTATTGAAAAGGGAGAGTATGAGGAGCTGAAAAAGAATGCTAACAAAGGAAAATATATGACTATGAATGAGCTTTTGGAGCTGCTTTCAGTTAGTCGTCCTTGGTTAATTGAACATATCCTTTATCGGCCATCGATTAAGCAGGAAATTGATATTGAACAAAATCCCAAAGGTTTTGTTAAGTATCCAAGCGCTCAGAGTGGGAAATATTTATTTTTAGCTTCAAAAACAAAGGAATACTTCGAAAAGAATTTTCGAGAAATTCTTATTGGAGCATGATATAATAGTCGGGACAAAGTCTTGATTATCGCTTTTTTAGGAAGGGGTAAATATGGCTATATCATATAGACAGCGAGGCAAGAAGAAACTATGGGACTATAGGGTCTTTGACAGTAAAAAGAAAGTGATTGCATCTAATTCTGGTTTTCGGACAAAGAAGGAAGCTCAGATTGAAGCTCTTGCTTTTGAGATGAAAGTAAAAAATGGAGTAGTCGTTGATAGAGAAGTTACTCTGTATCAGTTATGGGAGCGTTGGTTTGAATTACAGATTCTACCTTTAGGAAAATCAGAATCTGCTTTAAACAAACATAGATTCCGTGGGAAGATTATACAGAAGTATTTCCAGGATAAGCCGGTATGTGATATTCGATCAAGTGAATACCAGGAAATTATAAATGTTTATGCTAGAACAAATAGTCGGGATAATGTTAGTCGTTTAAACTCTGAAATTAAGAAAGTCATTATTTTTGCAAAAAGGGATAAGATTAATGTTCATGATTTTGCTGAAGGAGTTATATTGTCTGGGCGACCTTCTCCTAAAGGGAAGAAAGATAGGTATATCCATAGTCTAAAAGATTATGCACGTTTAGCAGTTTATCTTGAAGAACAATTGGATTATAGAAAATCTGTAGTTCCTTTCCAGCTATATGTGCAACTAAAGACAGGTTTGCGAGCTGGTGAAGTTTCAGGATTGAGTTGGGATTGTGTTCTCTGGGAGCGTCAAGGTATTCGTACCTATCGTCGTTATGATACAGTAAGAAGACGGTGGACAAAG
This window of the Streptococcus sanguinis genome carries:
- a CDS encoding CHAP domain-containing protein codes for the protein MKKIVGFGLVLSFFSPLLLVLVIVGAMAGNSGSNTTTEVDGVTYVEHWSNGDAYTHNLLAQRYGIKAEQLDSFLDSTGIHYDKSRINGKKLLEWQAASGLDVRAIVAIAQLESSLGTAGVATQKGANMFGYGAFDSNPDNATNFNDESAVTGLTKVTIIENKNETFKIQDDKAKKNAAGTLNTAAEGGVYFTDTSGSGRRRADTMEKLDRWIDDHGGTPKPPQTKTAKSREGGGVTSAGVPEGYSLTKQIGSAGYIASSYPWGQCTWFVFNRGKEVGVSFDPYMGNGGQWKYKSGYRTTNTPTEHAALCFDPGQAGADSTYGHIAFVEQVKSDGSILISESNVQGLGVISYRTFDKATASQFTYVIGH
- a CDS encoding DUF771 domain-containing protein; the protein is MNKLIVSLENITIALPEDKVIIEKGEYEELKKNANKGKYMTMNELLELLSVSRPWLIEHILYRPSIKQEIDIEQNPKGFVKYPSAQSGKYLFLASKTKEYFEKNFREILIGA
- a CDS encoding site-specific integrase, translating into MAISYRQRGKKKLWDYRVFDSKKKVIASNSGFRTKKEAQIEALAFEMKVKNGVVVDREVTLYQLWERWFELQILPLGKSESALNKHRFRGKIIQKYFQDKPVCDIRSSEYQEIINVYARTNSRDNVSRLNSEIKKVIIFAKRDKINVHDFAEGVILSGRPSPKGKKDRYIHSLKDYARLAVYLEEQLDYRKSVVPFQLYVQLKTGLRAGEVSGLSWDCVLWERQGIRTYRRYDTVRRRWTKPKTEDSIRFIPVDFKVIEILRNLKNIQEELLSFYGLENPDNVVFFDLFNGISSNNTVNKWLKNILQELNIKPLNMTSTGLRHSYCSSLLAMGIDIWAVSKLMGHKDITEITETYGHLIKEKADEENNKVRNLLSRLNEKVQS